From the genome of Streptomyces sp. NBC_01341, one region includes:
- a CDS encoding WhiB family transcriptional regulator, with the protein MADFSRLPGPNADLWDWQLLAACRGVDSSLFFHPEGERGAARSARETSAKEVCMRCPVRAECAAHALAVREPYGVWGGLTEDEREELMGRARNRLISAHSAPPEGSGPT; encoded by the coding sequence ATGGCAGATTTCTCCCGCCTTCCAGGACCCAACGCGGATCTGTGGGACTGGCAGCTGCTGGCCGCCTGCCGCGGGGTCGACAGCTCACTCTTCTTCCACCCCGAGGGGGAGCGCGGAGCCGCCCGGAGCGCCCGTGAGACCTCGGCGAAAGAGGTCTGCATGCGCTGCCCGGTACGCGCCGAGTGCGCGGCGCACGCCCTCGCGGTACGGGAGCCCTACGGCGTGTGGGGCGGCCTGACCGAGGACGAGCGCGAGGAGCTCATGGGGCGCGCCCGCAACCGGTTGATCTCCGCCCACTCGGCGCCGCCCGAAGGATCGGGCCCCACCTGA
- a CDS encoding MOSC domain-containing protein translates to MKVLTVNLGRPAPSSHTDSATGLTGIGKQPADAPVRVSDPGPKGSGGSGLAGDTVCDLRHHGGTDQAVYAYAREELDAWEKTLGRPLPNGAFGENLTTSGVVVSHARIGERWRVGEELVLEVTSGRIPCRTFAGHMGERGWVKGFTHEAATGAYLRVIRPGTIRAGDVVEIVHRPGHDITAALEFRATTTERTLLPRLLAAGDALHGETLRAARAYLAKNGPAPAEGAPMS, encoded by the coding sequence ATGAAGGTGCTCACCGTGAACCTCGGCCGCCCCGCCCCGTCGTCGCACACCGACTCGGCCACGGGGCTGACCGGAATCGGCAAACAGCCGGCCGACGCACCGGTGCGGGTCTCCGACCCCGGGCCCAAGGGCAGCGGCGGCAGCGGACTCGCCGGGGACACCGTGTGCGACCTCCGGCACCACGGCGGTACGGACCAGGCGGTGTACGCGTACGCACGCGAGGAGCTCGACGCCTGGGAGAAGACGCTCGGCAGGCCCCTGCCCAACGGCGCGTTCGGCGAGAACCTGACGACGTCGGGCGTCGTCGTCAGCCACGCCAGGATCGGGGAGCGCTGGCGGGTCGGCGAGGAGCTGGTCCTGGAGGTGACGTCGGGTCGCATCCCGTGCCGGACCTTCGCCGGGCACATGGGCGAACGCGGCTGGGTGAAGGGGTTCACCCACGAGGCCGCCACGGGCGCGTACCTGCGCGTGATCAGGCCGGGAACGATCCGGGCGGGCGACGTCGTGGAGATCGTGCACCGCCCCGGCCACGACATCACCGCCGCACTGGAGTTCAGGGCGACGACGACGGAGCGCACGCTGCTGCCGCGACTGCTCGCCGCCGGTGACGCGCTGCACGGGGAGACGCTGCGAGCCGCGCGGGCGTACCTGGCCAAGAACGGCCCCGCCCCCGCCGAGGGCGCCCCCATGTCCTAG
- the guaB gene encoding IMP dehydrogenase, which translates to MTANVDGVPEKFATLGLTYDDVLLLPGASDMAPDQIDTASHISKNVRVNIPLLSAAMDKVTEARMAIAMARQGGAGVLHRNLSIADQANQVDLVKRSESGMVTDPITVHPDATLREADELCAKFRISGVPVTDAAGKLLGIVTNRDMAFESDRSRQVREVMTPMPLVTGKVGISGVDAMELLRRHKIEKLPLVDDAGILKGLITVKDFVKAEQYPNAAKDKGGRLIVGAAVGVAGDAFERAQALVEAGVDFIVVDTAHGHSRLVGDMVAKIKSNASGVDVIGGNIATRDGAQALIDAGVDGIKVGVGPGSICTTRVVAGIGVPQVTAIYEASLAAKAAGVPVIGDGGLQYSGDIAKALVAGADTVMLGSLLAGCEESPGELLFINGKQFKSYRGMGSLAAMQTRGDQRSYSKDRYFQEGVASDEKLVPEGIEGQVPYRGPLSAVVHQLTGGLRQSMFYVGGRTVPELQANGRFVRITSAGLKESHPHDIQMTVEAPNYSRK; encoded by the coding sequence ATGACTGCAAACGTCGACGGAGTGCCCGAGAAATTCGCGACGCTCGGGCTGACATACGACGACGTGCTGCTGCTGCCCGGCGCGTCCGACATGGCGCCCGATCAGATCGATACCGCCTCGCACATCTCGAAGAACGTGCGGGTGAACATCCCGCTGCTCTCGGCGGCGATGGACAAGGTCACCGAGGCGCGCATGGCCATCGCCATGGCCCGGCAGGGCGGCGCCGGTGTGCTGCACCGCAATCTCTCCATCGCCGACCAGGCGAACCAGGTCGACCTGGTGAAGCGTTCCGAGTCCGGGATGGTCACCGACCCGATCACGGTGCACCCGGACGCGACCCTCCGCGAGGCCGACGAGCTCTGCGCGAAGTTCCGCATCAGCGGCGTGCCCGTGACCGACGCGGCGGGCAAGCTGCTCGGCATCGTCACCAACCGCGACATGGCCTTCGAGTCGGACCGGTCCCGCCAGGTGCGCGAGGTCATGACGCCGATGCCGCTCGTGACGGGCAAGGTCGGCATCTCCGGCGTCGACGCCATGGAGCTGCTGCGCCGCCACAAGATCGAGAAGCTGCCGCTCGTCGACGACGCCGGGATCCTCAAGGGCCTCATCACGGTCAAGGACTTCGTCAAGGCCGAGCAGTACCCGAACGCCGCGAAGGACAAGGGTGGCCGACTGATCGTCGGCGCCGCCGTCGGTGTCGCGGGCGACGCCTTCGAGCGCGCCCAGGCGCTGGTCGAGGCGGGTGTCGACTTCATCGTCGTCGACACCGCCCACGGTCACTCCCGGCTCGTCGGCGACATGGTCGCCAAGATCAAGTCGAACGCCTCCGGTGTCGACGTCATCGGCGGCAACATCGCCACCCGTGACGGCGCCCAGGCGCTCATCGACGCCGGTGTCGACGGCATCAAGGTCGGCGTCGGCCCCGGTTCCATCTGCACCACGCGCGTGGTCGCCGGCATCGGCGTCCCCCAGGTCACCGCGATCTACGAGGCGTCGCTCGCCGCGAAGGCGGCCGGCGTCCCGGTCATCGGCGACGGCGGTCTGCAGTACTCCGGTGACATCGCCAAGGCCCTCGTGGCCGGTGCGGACACCGTGATGCTCGGCTCGCTGCTCGCGGGCTGCGAGGAGTCCCCGGGCGAGCTGCTCTTCATCAACGGCAAGCAGTTCAAGTCGTACCGGGGCATGGGCTCGCTCGCCGCCATGCAGACCCGTGGCGACCAGCGCTCGTACTCCAAGGACCGCTACTTCCAGGAGGGCGTCGCCTCCGACGAGAAGCTGGTTCCCGAGGGCATCGAGGGCCAGGTGCCCTACCGCGGCCCGCTGTCCGCGGTGGTCCACCAGCTCACCGGCGGCCTCCGGCAGTCGATGTTCTACGTCGGCGGCAGGACCGTCCCGGAGCTCCAGGCGAACGGCCGCTTCGTCCGGATCACGTCCGCGGGTCTCAAGGAGAGCCACCCGCACGACATCCAGATGACGGTCGAAGCGCCGAACTACAGCAGGAAGTAA
- a CDS encoding SDR family NAD(P)-dependent oxidoreductase, which produces MTTALITGATAGIGAAFARRLASDGHNLVLVARDTERLRTQATELHDRHGIEAEVLTADLSTNAGIEAVEARLTDRHSSVDLLVNNAGFGNKGRYLDVSVADELTMLKVHCEAVLRLTSAAAGPMRERGRGGVVNVASVAAFLPRGTYGASKAWVVQFTQGAAKDLAGSGVRLMALCPGFVRTEFHQRAGMGTGNIPDWMWLDADKLVTAALADLARGRSVSIPDPRYKALMGLVKLTPRSLLGGVTTRAGRTYGPE; this is translated from the coding sequence ATGACGACTGCACTGATTACGGGCGCGACGGCGGGGATCGGGGCCGCCTTCGCACGGCGGCTCGCGAGTGACGGACACAACCTGGTGCTGGTGGCCCGTGACACGGAGCGGCTGCGGACCCAGGCCACGGAGCTGCACGACCGGCACGGCATCGAGGCGGAGGTACTGACGGCCGACCTGTCCACGAACGCCGGCATCGAGGCGGTCGAAGCGAGATTGACGGACCGTCACAGCTCGGTCGACCTTCTGGTCAACAACGCCGGCTTCGGCAACAAGGGCCGCTACCTCGACGTCTCCGTCGCCGACGAGCTGACGATGCTCAAGGTCCACTGCGAGGCGGTGCTGCGCCTGACCTCGGCCGCTGCGGGACCCATGCGCGAGCGCGGCCGAGGCGGTGTCGTCAACGTGGCCTCCGTGGCGGCCTTCCTCCCCCGGGGGACGTACGGGGCGTCGAAGGCGTGGGTCGTGCAGTTCACCCAGGGCGCCGCGAAGGACCTGGCGGGTTCGGGCGTACGCCTGATGGCGCTGTGCCCCGGCTTCGTACGGACCGAGTTCCACCAGCGGGCCGGGATGGGCACGGGCAACATCCCGGACTGGATGTGGCTCGACGCGGACAAGCTGGTGACCGCCGCCCTGGCCGACCTGGCCCGGGGCAGGTCGGTGTCCATCCCGGATCCGCGGTACAAGGCGCTGATGGGACTGGTGAAGCTGACGCCCCGGAGCCTGCTGGGCGGCGTGACCACCCGCGCGGGGCGCACGTACGGCCCGGAGTAA
- the groL gene encoding chaperonin GroEL (60 kDa chaperone family; promotes refolding of misfolded polypeptides especially under stressful conditions; forms two stacked rings of heptamers to form a barrel-shaped 14mer; ends can be capped by GroES; misfolded proteins enter the barrel where they are refolded when GroES binds): protein MAKILKFDEDARRALERGVNKLADTVKVTIGPKGRNVVIDKKFGAPTITNDGVTIAREVELDDPYENLGAQLVKEVATKTNDVAGDGTTTATVLAQALVREGLRNVAAGASPAALKKGIDAAVKAVSEELLATARPIDDKADIAAVAALSAQDPQVGELIADAMDKVGKDGVITVEESNTFGLDLEFTEGMAFDKGYLSPYMVTDQERMEAVLDDPYILIHQGKIGSIQELLPLLEKVIQAGASKPLLIIAEDVEGEALSTLVVNKIRGTFNAVAVKAPGFGDRRKAMLGDIATLTGATVIAEEVGLKLDQAGLDVLGTARRVTVSKDDTTIVDGGGDSADVKGRVNQIKAEIESTDSDWDREKLQERLAKLAGGVCVIRVGAATEVELKEKKHRLEDAISATRAAVEEGIVSGGGSALVHAVKVLEGNLGKTGDEATGVAVVRRAAVEPLRWIAENAGLEGYVITSKVSDLDKGQGFNAATGEYGDLVKAGVIDPVKVTRSALENAASIASLLLTTETLVVEKPAEEEADAGHGGHGHSH from the coding sequence GGCGAAGATCCTGAAGTTCGACGAGGACGCCCGTCGCGCCCTTGAGCGCGGCGTCAACAAGCTTGCCGACACGGTGAAGGTGACGATCGGCCCGAAGGGCCGCAACGTCGTCATCGACAAGAAGTTCGGCGCTCCCACCATCACCAACGACGGTGTCACCATCGCGCGCGAGGTCGAGCTCGACGACCCGTACGAGAACCTCGGTGCCCAGCTGGTGAAGGAGGTGGCGACCAAGACCAACGACGTAGCCGGTGACGGCACCACCACCGCCACCGTGCTCGCCCAGGCCCTCGTCCGCGAAGGCCTGCGCAACGTTGCCGCGGGTGCCTCCCCGGCCGCCCTGAAGAAGGGCATCGACGCCGCGGTGAAGGCCGTGTCCGAGGAGCTCCTCGCGACCGCCCGCCCGATCGACGACAAGGCCGACATCGCCGCCGTGGCCGCGCTCTCCGCGCAGGACCCGCAGGTCGGCGAGCTCATCGCGGACGCGATGGACAAGGTCGGCAAGGACGGTGTCATCACCGTCGAGGAGTCCAACACCTTCGGCCTGGACCTCGAGTTCACCGAGGGCATGGCCTTCGACAAGGGTTACCTGTCGCCGTACATGGTGACCGACCAGGAGCGTATGGAGGCTGTCCTCGACGACCCGTACATCCTGATCCACCAGGGCAAGATCGGCTCCATCCAGGAGCTGCTCCCGCTGCTGGAGAAGGTCATCCAGGCCGGTGCCTCCAAGCCGCTCCTGATCATCGCCGAGGACGTCGAGGGCGAGGCGCTCTCCACCCTCGTCGTCAACAAGATCCGTGGCACCTTCAACGCCGTCGCGGTGAAGGCCCCCGGCTTCGGTGACCGCCGCAAGGCCATGCTCGGCGACATCGCCACCCTCACCGGTGCGACCGTCATCGCCGAGGAGGTCGGCCTCAAGCTCGACCAGGCCGGTCTGGACGTGCTGGGCACCGCCCGCCGCGTCACCGTCTCCAAGGACGACACGACCATCGTCGACGGCGGCGGCGACTCCGCCGACGTCAAGGGCCGCGTCAACCAGATCAAGGCCGAGATCGAGTCCACGGACTCCGACTGGGACCGCGAGAAGCTCCAGGAGCGCCTCGCGAAGCTGGCCGGCGGCGTGTGCGTGATCCGTGTCGGTGCCGCCACCGAGGTCGAGCTCAAGGAGAAGAAGCACCGTCTGGAGGACGCCATCTCCGCGACCCGCGCCGCGGTCGAGGAGGGCATCGTCTCCGGTGGTGGCTCCGCTCTGGTCCACGCCGTCAAGGTCCTCGAGGGCAACCTCGGCAAGACCGGCGACGAGGCCACGGGTGTCGCGGTCGTGCGCCGCGCCGCAGTCGAGCCGCTCCGCTGGATCGCGGAGAACGCGGGCCTCGAGGGCTACGTGATCACCTCCAAGGTCTCCGACCTGGACAAGGGTCAGGGCTTCAACGCCGCGACCGGCGAGTACGGCGACCTGGTCAAGGCCGGCGTCATCGACCCGGTCAAGGTCACCCGCTCCGCCCTGGAGAACGCCGCGTCCATCGCGTCGCTGCTGCTCACGACCGAGACCCTGGTCGTCGAGAAGCCGGCCGAGGAAGAGGCCGACGCCGGTCACGGCGGCCACGGCCACTCGCACTAG
- a CDS encoding LysR family transcriptional regulator, which translates to MIEARHLRVLRAVATSGSFSAAARDLGCTQPAVSQQMKALENSAGTPLLIRTGREMRLTQAGEALVRHASGILAGLTAAEEEVAAIAGLRAGRVRLVSFPSGSSTLVPGALAALRAAHPGTQVSLVEAEPPRSVEMLRDGDVDIALAFRYGTTGGEWDDLVVRPLLTDRLIGLVPEGHRLAGARAVDIGELTEEPWIAGCPRCRRQLVEVCEEAGFTPRIDFATDDYPAVVGLVGAGLGIAVLPELALESVRIKGARTVTVEPAVEREIVALTLPDLARVPAVAATLDQLSAAAAR; encoded by the coding sequence GTGATCGAAGCTCGTCATCTCCGTGTCCTGCGCGCCGTGGCCACCAGCGGATCGTTCTCCGCCGCGGCGCGCGATCTCGGCTGCACCCAGCCCGCCGTCAGCCAGCAGATGAAGGCACTGGAGAACTCCGCCGGAACGCCCCTCCTGATCCGTACGGGGCGCGAGATGCGGCTCACCCAGGCGGGCGAGGCGCTGGTGCGCCACGCGTCGGGCATCCTCGCCGGGCTCACCGCCGCCGAGGAGGAGGTCGCCGCGATCGCCGGCCTCCGCGCCGGCCGGGTCCGGCTCGTGTCCTTTCCCAGCGGCAGCTCCACCCTGGTTCCCGGCGCCCTCGCGGCGCTGCGGGCCGCGCACCCCGGCACGCAGGTGTCGCTCGTGGAGGCCGAGCCGCCCCGCTCGGTGGAGATGCTGCGTGACGGCGACGTCGACATCGCCCTGGCCTTCCGTTACGGCACCACCGGTGGCGAATGGGACGACCTGGTCGTGCGCCCGCTGCTCACGGACCGGCTGATCGGCCTCGTTCCGGAGGGGCATCGCCTGGCCGGGGCCCGCGCGGTGGACATCGGTGAGCTGACGGAGGAGCCGTGGATCGCCGGCTGTCCCCGCTGCAGGCGACAGCTGGTCGAGGTCTGCGAGGAGGCCGGATTCACCCCCCGGATCGACTTCGCCACCGACGACTACCCGGCGGTGGTCGGCCTGGTCGGGGCGGGCCTGGGCATCGCCGTCCTGCCCGAGCTGGCCCTGGAGTCCGTACGGATCAAGGGGGCGCGCACGGTGACCGTGGAGCCGGCCGTCGAGCGGGAGATCGTCGCGCTCACGCTGCCCGACCTCGCCCGGGTCCCCGCGGTGGCGGCCACCCTGGACCAGCTGTCCGCGGCGGCCGCACGCTGA
- a CDS encoding response regulator transcription factor, with amino-acid sequence MTSVLVCDDSPLAREALRRAVATVPGVERVTTAANGEEVLRRWGADRSDLILMDVRMPGLGGVETVRRLLSADPGARIIMLTVAEDLDGVALAVAAGARGYLHKDASRAELRATVTQALADPTWRLAPRRLRSAEMGAAPTLTAREIQVLEGMSHGRSNAEIGRELFLSEDTVKTHARRLFKKLGASDRAHAVALGFRWGLVR; translated from the coding sequence ATGACATCCGTCCTCGTCTGCGACGACTCCCCGCTTGCCCGAGAAGCGCTCCGCCGCGCGGTTGCGACCGTGCCCGGCGTCGAGCGTGTGACGACGGCGGCCAACGGCGAGGAAGTCCTCCGCCGCTGGGGGGCCGATCGTTCGGATCTGATTCTGATGGACGTACGCATGCCCGGCCTGGGGGGTGTGGAGACGGTCCGGCGGCTGCTCTCGGCCGACCCCGGTGCCCGGATCATCATGCTGACCGTCGCCGAGGACCTGGACGGTGTCGCGCTCGCGGTCGCCGCCGGCGCCCGCGGATATCTGCACAAGGACGCCTCCCGTGCCGAGCTGCGCGCGACCGTCACCCAGGCGCTGGCCGACCCGACGTGGCGGCTCGCCCCGCGCCGGCTGCGGTCCGCCGAGATGGGTGCGGCGCCGACGCTCACCGCACGGGAGATCCAGGTGCTCGAAGGCATGAGCCACGGCCGCTCCAACGCGGAGATCGGACGCGAGCTCTTCCTCTCGGAGGACACGGTGAAGACGCACGCGAGGCGTCTGTTCAAGAAGCTCGGGGCCTCGGACCGGGCGCACGCCGTCGCGCTCGGCTTCCGCTGGGGCCTGGTCCGCTGA
- a CDS encoding sigma-70 family RNA polymerase sigma factor, giving the protein MREDGTTVIGALVHRAVDGDAQATHDLLAHVHPLALRYCRSRLNRLPGDARHFVEDLAQEVCVAVLMALPRYKDTGRPFEAFVFAIAGHKVADLQRAAMRHPGSTAVPSDEMPERPDDSLGPEERALLSSDAAWAKKLLANLPENQRELLVLRVAVGLTAEETGQMLGMSPGAVRVAQHRALSRLRALAGQ; this is encoded by the coding sequence ATGCGCGAGGACGGGACGACGGTGATCGGTGCTCTGGTGCACCGTGCCGTCGACGGCGACGCGCAGGCCACCCACGATCTGCTGGCGCACGTCCACCCCCTCGCCCTGCGCTACTGCAGGTCACGGCTGAACAGACTTCCCGGTGACGCCCGTCACTTCGTCGAGGACCTCGCACAGGAGGTCTGCGTCGCCGTCCTGATGGCGCTGCCGCGGTACAAAGACACAGGCAGACCCTTCGAGGCCTTCGTCTTCGCCATCGCGGGACACAAGGTCGCCGACCTCCAGCGCGCCGCGATGCGGCACCCCGGATCGACGGCCGTGCCCTCCGACGAGATGCCCGAGCGGCCCGACGACTCGCTCGGACCGGAGGAACGCGCCCTGCTCAGCAGCGATGCGGCCTGGGCCAAGAAGCTCCTCGCCAATCTTCCGGAGAACCAGCGGGAGCTGCTGGTCCTCCGGGTCGCGGTCGGGCTGACGGCGGAGGAGACCGGACAGATGCTCGGGATGTCCCCGGGCGCGGTCCGGGTCGCGCAGCACCGTGCGCTGAGCAGGCTGCGCGCACTCGCGGGCCAGTAG
- a CDS encoding nucleotide sugar dehydrogenase, producing the protein MPADLAVIGLGHLGLPLAQAAVGAGIHTVGYDTDPRPFTELSAGRTPVEGSLSASDIRRMVAGGFRPTADPAELGRVRTAAICAPTPLGPDRMLDLGAVTDAARALAARLRPHTTVLVESAVPPGTTENVVRPLLEEGSGLRAGRDFHLAHSPGRLDPGSRTHVYAHTPKVIGGLTPACTESAAAFYGRLTDKVVRARGPREAEMTKVLETNFRHVNIALVNEMAVLCHDLGVDLWDVIRCAETKPFGFQPFRPGPGVGGHGAPVDPGCFPYNSRTPGHPLRMVSLAKEINDRMPSYVIQRCATLLNEHGKSVRGARVLLLGVTYKPDLADQEAAPAREIATRLMDMGAQIGYHDPHVLDWRVRDLPVARADSLYEAAAGADLTVLLQHHRTYDLQGLAVKAQLLLDTRGATPAGAAHRL; encoded by the coding sequence ATGCCCGCAGACCTCGCTGTCATCGGACTCGGTCATCTCGGCCTGCCCCTCGCCCAGGCGGCCGTCGGGGCGGGGATCCACACCGTCGGCTACGACACGGACCCCCGGCCCTTCACGGAACTCTCGGCCGGCCGTACGCCGGTCGAGGGATCCCTCAGCGCCTCGGACATCCGCAGGATGGTCGCGGGCGGCTTCCGGCCCACCGCTGACCCGGCCGAGCTGGGCCGGGTCCGTACCGCCGCTATCTGCGCCCCCACCCCTCTCGGGCCCGACCGCATGCTCGACCTCGGCGCCGTCACCGACGCGGCCCGCGCGCTCGCGGCCCGGCTGCGGCCCCACACCACCGTCCTGGTGGAGTCGGCGGTGCCGCCGGGCACCACGGAGAACGTCGTCCGTCCGCTCCTGGAGGAGGGCTCCGGGCTGCGTGCCGGGCGCGACTTCCACCTCGCGCACTCCCCCGGCCGCCTCGACCCGGGCAGCCGCACCCACGTCTACGCCCACACCCCGAAGGTCATCGGCGGCCTCACCCCCGCGTGCACCGAGTCGGCAGCCGCCTTCTACGGACGGCTCACCGACAAGGTCGTACGGGCCAGGGGGCCGCGCGAGGCGGAGATGACCAAGGTCCTCGAAACGAACTTCCGGCACGTCAACATCGCGCTCGTCAATGAGATGGCGGTGCTCTGCCACGACCTGGGTGTCGACCTCTGGGACGTCATCAGATGTGCCGAGACGAAGCCGTTCGGATTCCAGCCGTTCCGCCCCGGACCCGGCGTCGGCGGGCACGGCGCGCCGGTCGACCCCGGCTGCTTCCCGTACAACAGCCGCACGCCCGGGCATCCGTTGCGCATGGTCTCGCTGGCCAAGGAGATCAACGACCGGATGCCCAGCTACGTGATCCAGCGCTGCGCGACCCTGCTCAACGAGCACGGCAAGTCCGTCCGGGGCGCCAGGGTCCTGCTGCTCGGCGTCACGTACAAGCCCGACCTCGCCGACCAGGAGGCCGCGCCCGCCCGCGAGATCGCGACCCGGCTGATGGACATGGGTGCCCAGATCGGTTACCACGACCCGCACGTCCTGGACTGGCGCGTGCGCGACCTGCCCGTGGCACGGGCCGACTCGCTCTACGAGGCCGCCGCAGGAGCGGACCTGACGGTGCTTCTCCAGCACCACCGCACCTACGACCTCCAGGGCCTCGCCGTGAAGGCCCAACTTCTCCTGGACACCCGAGGGGCCACCCCCGCCGGAGCGGCACACCGCTTGTAA
- a CDS encoding GuaB3 family IMP dehydrogenase-related protein: protein MTEIEIGRGKRGRRAYAFDDIAVVPSRRTRDPKEVSIAWQIDAYRFELPFLAAPMDSVVSPQTAIRIGELGGLGVLNLEGLWTRHEDPQALLDEIAEMPVETATPRLQEIYSAPIREELIGRRIKEVRDSGVVTAAALSPQRTAQFSKAVVDAGVDIFVIRGTTVSAEHVSGAAEPLNLKQFIYELDVPVIVGGCATYTAALHLMRTGAAGVLVGFGGGAAHTTRNVFGIQVPMATAVADVAGARRDYMDESGGRYVHVIADGGVGWSGDLPKAIACGADAVMMGSPLARATDAPGRGRHWGMEAVHEDVPRGKLVDLGSVGTTEEVLTGPSRNPDGSMNIFGALRRAMATTGYSDLKEFQRVEVTVADSQHSR from the coding sequence GTGACTGAGATCGAGATCGGGCGCGGCAAACGCGGTCGGCGTGCATACGCGTTCGACGACATCGCCGTAGTGCCGAGCCGGCGCACCCGTGACCCGAAGGAGGTCTCGATCGCCTGGCAGATCGACGCCTACCGTTTCGAGCTGCCCTTCCTGGCCGCGCCGATGGACTCGGTGGTCTCCCCGCAGACCGCCATCCGCATCGGTGAGCTGGGCGGCCTCGGTGTCCTCAACCTGGAAGGGCTGTGGACCCGGCACGAGGACCCGCAGGCGCTCCTCGACGAGATCGCGGAGATGCCCGTCGAGACCGCCACTCCGCGGCTCCAGGAGATCTACTCCGCGCCCATCCGGGAGGAGCTGATCGGCCGGCGCATCAAGGAGGTGCGCGACTCCGGTGTCGTCACCGCCGCCGCGCTCTCGCCGCAGCGCACCGCCCAGTTCTCCAAGGCCGTCGTCGACGCGGGTGTGGACATCTTCGTCATCCGGGGCACGACGGTCTCCGCCGAGCACGTCTCGGGCGCCGCCGAGCCGCTCAACCTGAAGCAGTTCATCTACGAGCTGGACGTCCCCGTCATCGTCGGTGGCTGCGCCACCTACACCGCGGCCCTGCACCTCATGCGGACCGGCGCGGCCGGTGTCCTGGTCGGCTTCGGCGGCGGCGCCGCGCACACCACGCGCAACGTCTTCGGCATCCAGGTCCCGATGGCGACCGCGGTCGCCGACGTCGCCGGCGCACGCCGTGACTACATGGACGAGTCCGGCGGCCGGTACGTGCACGTCATCGCGGACGGCGGCGTCGGCTGGTCGGGCGACCTCCCGAAGGCCATCGCCTGCGGTGCGGACGCCGTCATGATGGGCTCCCCGCTGGCCCGTGCGACGGACGCGCCCGGCCGCGGCCGCCACTGGGGCATGGAGGCGGTCCACGAGGACGTCCCGCGGGGCAAGCTGGTCGACCTGGGTTCCGTGGGCACGACGGAGGAGGTCCTCACCGGCCCTTCGCGCAACCCCGACGGCTCGATGAACATCTTCGGCGCCCTGCGCCGGGCGATGGCGACCACGGGCTACAGCGACCTCAAGGAGTTCCAGCGGGTCGAGGTGACGGTGGCGGACTCGCAGCACAGCCGCTGA